One region of Chlorobiota bacterium genomic DNA includes:
- the sucC gene encoding ADP-forming succinate--CoA ligase subunit beta — MNLHEHQAKELLGKYGVPVQTGRVSYSPEQAVENAYYALQDGAELLILKAQIHAGGRGKGVIHNPETNEPVMYNLKELRGVKVLPATEGNPLHEVYEISRRMLGQKLVTLQTGPQGKIINRMLVANGVDIAKEFYCSILMDRGTGKNIIMVSTEGGVEIEKVAEETPEKIIKEYIEPGQGVQGFQARRLAFGLGLNGAAQKQFISFITALYNAYLSIDASMVEVNPMVLTPDDKIIAVDAKVSIDDNALYRHKDIAAMRDESEEDPLEVEAGKYDLNYIKLDGNVGCMVNGAGLAMATMDIIKLAGGEPANFLDVGGGASVDRVANAFRVMMSDPNVKAVLINIFGGIVRCDRVANGIIQAMETVAVNVPVIVRLDGTNAEEARQILLNSPLNFSVAGTLLEAAQKVTEALEAAAATTTVGIKEGSTVMSAAMASASVIRRLDDDDDMDFSDDDNNEEEEEDSYTRSMEEVDVEEIEDPDAMNFADFDEEELDDDVDNIDSLFGDDDDDI; from the coding sequence ATGAATCTTCACGAGCATCAGGCCAAGGAACTGCTTGGCAAGTATGGCGTTCCGGTGCAAACCGGGCGCGTTTCCTACTCGCCCGAGCAGGCGGTGGAGAATGCCTACTACGCGCTTCAGGACGGAGCGGAATTGCTGATCCTGAAAGCACAGATCCACGCTGGCGGGCGTGGCAAAGGGGTGATCCACAACCCAGAGACCAACGAGCCGGTGATGTACAACCTGAAGGAGCTGCGCGGCGTAAAAGTTCTGCCGGCAACCGAAGGGAACCCGCTCCATGAGGTCTATGAAATCTCCCGCCGGATGCTTGGCCAGAAGTTGGTCACGCTGCAAACCGGCCCGCAGGGGAAGATCATCAACCGGATGCTGGTGGCCAACGGTGTGGACATCGCCAAGGAGTTCTACTGCTCGATCCTGATGGACCGCGGGACCGGAAAGAACATCATCATGGTCTCCACCGAAGGGGGTGTTGAGATTGAGAAGGTGGCCGAAGAAACGCCGGAGAAAATTATCAAAGAATACATCGAGCCAGGGCAAGGGGTGCAAGGGTTCCAGGCCCGCCGGTTGGCGTTTGGGTTGGGGCTTAACGGCGCGGCGCAGAAGCAGTTCATCAGCTTCATCACCGCGTTGTACAACGCCTACCTGAGCATTGATGCCTCGATGGTGGAGGTGAACCCGATGGTGCTGACCCCCGACGACAAGATCATTGCCGTGGACGCAAAAGTGAGCATTGACGACAATGCCTTGTATCGCCACAAGGATATCGCCGCCATGCGTGATGAGTCGGAGGAGGACCCGCTGGAGGTTGAGGCCGGGAAGTACGACCTGAACTACATCAAGCTGGACGGGAACGTTGGCTGCATGGTCAACGGCGCGGGGTTGGCAATGGCCACCATGGACATCATCAAACTTGCCGGCGGCGAACCGGCGAACTTCCTGGACGTTGGCGGCGGCGCAAGCGTGGACCGCGTTGCCAACGCCTTCCGGGTGATGATGAGCGACCCGAACGTAAAGGCCGTGTTGATTAACATCTTCGGCGGAATTGTCCGCTGCGACCGCGTTGCCAACGGCATCATCCAAGCAATGGAAACGGTGGCGGTGAACGTCCCGGTGATCGTCCGGCTGGACGGGACCAACGCCGAAGAAGCGCGCCAAATCTTACTGAACTCACCACTCAACTTCTCGGTTGCCGGAACGCTCCTTGAAGCCGCCCAAAAAGTGACCGAGGCGTTAGAGGCCGCAGCAGCAACAACAACCGTTGGGATCAAGGAGGGATCAACCGTTATGAGCGCAGCAATGGCATCGGCATCGGTCATCCGCCGCTTGGATGACGACGATGATATGGATTTCAGCGACGACGACAACAACGAAGAGGAGGAAGAGGACAGCTACACACGCTCGATGGAAGAAGTGGACGTTGAAGAGATCGAGGACCCAGACGCAATGAACTTTGCCGATTTCGACGAAGAAGAATTGGACGACGACGTTGACAACATTGACTCGCTGTTCGGCGACGACGACGACGACATCTAA
- a CDS encoding thermonuclease family protein yields MPLNITVESLDREHLGAARWGGTPTDGDTPTVALNIRMVNVDAPEVHYPGNRKPSRQDAALAGLLANRPEVFTPQLRDYLSPKLEGNAGTRQMEWGKKSRDAYDALAKELLQFDPEKERYRAKVHITIGSEPFDRFQRLLAYVAPMENIAAKRKTFNLMLAEQGWVVNYLIYPNLPKRDDIIKLQKAVAKARKKELGMWADPLLLAGYEFRNLVDTASKKSNGPKRHCADISTGRLHLPEDYFTILPENRLFIDKRDLKKAQTTLGLKWA; encoded by the coding sequence ATGCCACTGAACATCACTGTTGAATCACTTGACCGCGAGCACCTGGGGGCCGCACGCTGGGGCGGCACACCAACCGACGGCGACACACCAACCGTGGCGCTGAACATCCGAATGGTAAACGTGGACGCGCCCGAGGTCCACTACCCCGGCAACCGGAAGCCATCGCGCCAGGATGCCGCGCTGGCGGGGCTGCTGGCCAATCGGCCCGAGGTTTTTACGCCTCAACTTCGGGACTATCTATCCCCCAAACTGGAAGGCAACGCGGGGACGCGGCAGATGGAGTGGGGCAAGAAATCGCGCGATGCTTACGACGCGTTAGCGAAGGAGCTTTTGCAGTTCGACCCGGAGAAGGAGCGGTACCGCGCCAAAGTTCACATCACCATCGGAAGCGAGCCGTTCGACCGGTTCCAGCGGCTGCTGGCCTACGTGGCACCAATGGAGAACATCGCGGCCAAGCGGAAGACGTTCAACTTGATGCTGGCCGAGCAGGGTTGGGTGGTGAACTACTTGATCTACCCGAACCTTCCGAAGCGGGACGACATCATCAAGCTGCAAAAAGCGGTGGCCAAAGCGCGGAAGAAGGAATTGGGAATGTGGGCGGATCCGTTGCTGCTGGCGGGGTATGAGTTCCGGAATCTTGTTGACACGGCATCGAAGAAATCCAACGGCCCCAAACGCCACTGCGCCGACATCTCCACCGGGCGGCTGCATTTGCCGGAGGACTACTTCACGATCCTTCCAGAAAACCGCCTGTTCATTGACAAACGGGACCTGAAGAAAGCGCAAACAACGCTTGGGCTGAAGTGGGCGTGA
- a CDS encoding glycosyltransferase encodes MPTNDAVHEALQTETPARAATRGADSAVAGPFISIIIPALNEEKLIERTLACFPPELRQRYGMELIVSDGGSSDATPQIAEQHADAIARHTEPRRQTIAEGRNRGAACARGNLLVFINADTVPKNPQEFLRTLRQLAGDASASNRCVAYACPVEIAPEERRLSDRLFHGFFNRYVHFLNLIGLGMGRGECQVIYREAFLTAGGYDNAMVAGEDFDLYKRLRRLGTIGHRAELMVHESPRRFRRYGYLRVLWEWTLNALSVIFSGKAVAKEWEQIR; translated from the coding sequence ATGCCGACCAACGACGCAGTTCACGAAGCACTCCAAACCGAAACGCCAGCGCGCGCCGCAACCCGGGGCGCGGATTCTGCCGTTGCTGGGCCGTTCATCAGCATCATCATCCCGGCGTTGAACGAGGAGAAGTTGATTGAACGGACGCTTGCCTGCTTCCCCCCCGAACTGCGCCAACGCTACGGGATGGAGCTGATCGTCAGCGACGGCGGCAGCAGCGACGCAACCCCGCAGATTGCCGAACAGCACGCCGACGCTATTGCCCGCCACACCGAGCCACGCCGCCAAACCATTGCCGAAGGGCGCAACCGCGGCGCGGCGTGCGCGCGGGGGAACCTGCTGGTGTTTATCAACGCCGACACGGTCCCCAAAAACCCGCAGGAATTTTTGCGAACGCTGCGGCAGCTTGCTGGGGATGCATCGGCCAGCAACCGCTGCGTGGCCTACGCCTGCCCGGTGGAGATTGCCCCGGAGGAACGCCGGCTAAGCGACCGGCTGTTCCATGGATTCTTCAACCGCTACGTTCATTTCTTGAACCTGATCGGCCTGGGAATGGGGCGCGGGGAGTGCCAGGTGATCTACCGCGAAGCGTTCCTAACCGCCGGCGGCTACGACAACGCCATGGTTGCGGGCGAGGACTTCGACCTGTACAAACGGCTGAGGCGGCTGGGAACCATTGGCCACCGCGCGGAGTTGATGGTGCATGAATCCCCTCGCCGTTTCCGCCGCTACGGCTATCTTCGCGTGTTGTGGGAATGGACCCTGAACGCGTTATCGGTGATCTTCTCCGGCAAAGCCGTTGCAAAGGAGTGGGAGCAAATCCGGTGA